ATTAGACCCCGTTTCCAGGGCTTGTCCCAGAGTGAAGGGCAGATTGCCCACGTGTTACTCACCCGTTCGCCACTAATCCACCACCGAAGCGGCTTCATCGTTCGACTTGCATGTGTTAAGCACGCCGCCAGCGTTCGTCCTGAGCCAGGATCAAACTCTCCGTGAATGTTTACCCGTAATCGGGTGCACACACACGAGAGCGGAACAACCGGTCGGAATAAGACCCGTTGTTCACAGCGTCCTCGCTGTGTTATCGCCTACCACCACCACATGGTGGCCGTAGGACTTTCAAAGGAACCACCAACCTGCCGAAGCAGGCCGGGGTATCAACATATCTGGCGTTGACTTTTGGCACGCTGTTGAGTTCTCAAGGAACGGACGCTTCCTTCGGTCCCGTATCACCGGGGCCCTCCGGGCGCTTCCCTTCGTTCTTGCGTTTCCGACTCTATCAGACTCTTTCGCGTCCGATTCCCGGTCGAAGCGGGCCGTACAGTTTCGCTTTCCAGGTTCTCCGCTTTCGCGCTTTCCCTTTCCGGCGAGTCCGACTCTATCAGGCCTTTTCCGTCTCCTTGACCACGGCCTGCGGGCATGCCGAAGGAGGGGTCATGGTTAGGATCTGGGCTTGAAAGTCGCCGCCGACCCCCGACTCGAAGTCGCGGTTGGGGTCAGGCAGGGGTACGACAGTACAGGCCTCGGGGGATAGAGGCAAATCGTTTCTGGTGCACCCCTAGGTCCGCCAAGCGGTAGGTCTCGGGCGGAACCGGGACTTCATATGACTTACTCTGCTGAGCAGTACGCCGTCCCCCATCAGTCGCGGCGGCGACACCTGAATCTCCACCCCCTGGGAGGCTCCCCATGACCAACGTGACGTCCCCTCTTGCTGGACGCGCCATCGGACTCACCGCGGTTCCCGACCCGGTCTTCTCCGGCGCGATGGTCGGTCCCGGCACCGCCATCGACCCCGTACGTGAGCCCTCCGAGGCCGTGTCCCCGGTCGACGGCATCGTCGTCTCCCTTCACCCCCACGCGTTCGTCGTCGTCGACGCCGACGGGCACGGGGTCCTTACGCACCTCGGCATCGACACCGTCCAGCTCAACGGCGAGGGCTTCGAGCTTCTCGTGAACAAGGGGGACACCGTGACCCGGGGTCAGGGCATCGTGCGCTGGGACCCGGTCGCCGTCGAGGCCGCCGGCAAGTCACCCATCTGCCCGATCGTGGCCCTGGAGGCCACCGCCGAATCGCTCTCCGAGGTCCGTGAGGACGGAGACGTGAAGATCGGCGATCCGCTGTTCGGCTGGCAGTAGCGCCTCGGGCGCAGTCACCAGCCAGTGCACAACCACCGCGGCGACTCGGTCGCCGCACAACCGGAGACGGGTGAAATGGAGACAACGCTGCGAGGCGTCGGCGTGAGCCACGGTGTGGCCATCGGCGAGGTTCGGCACATGGGTACGGCGGTGCTGGAGCCGCCCGCCAAATCGATTCCCGCCGAGGAGGCCGAGCGCGAACAGGGGCGTGCCCGGCAGGCGGTGGAAGCCGTGGCGGCCGACCTGGTCGCGCGCGGCAATCTGGCCGGCGGTGAGGCACAGCACGTGCTCGAGGCGCAGGCCATGATGGCTCAGGACCCCGAGCTGATGTCCGATGTCGATCGGCGTATCGCCGTGGGCAGCACCGCCGAGCGTGCCGTGTACGACGCGTTCGCCGCGTACCGGGCGTTGCTGGCCAACGCCGGGGAGTACCTGGCGGGGCGGGTCGCGGACCTCGACGACGTACGGAACCGGATCGTGGCGCGGCTGCTCGGAGTGCCGATGCCCGGCGTGCCGGACAGCGACGAGCCGTATGTGCTGATCGCTCGGGACCTGGCGCCGGCCGACACCGCGCTCCTCGACCCGACGCTGGTGCTCGGCTTCGTCACCGAGGAGGGCGGGCCGACCAGCCACAGCGCGATCCTGGCGCGGGCGCTCGGCGTTCCGGCCGTGGTGGCGCTCCCCGGCGCCGGTGAGCTGGCCGAAGGCACGGTCGTCGCGGTGGACGGCAGCACGGGCGAGATCTTCGTCGACCCGAGTGCGGAGAAGCGGGCCGAGATGGAGGCCGCCGCTGCCGCTCGTAAGGCCGCGCTGTCCGCCTCGACCGGTCCCGGTGCCACGTCGGACGGGCACAAGGTGCCGCTGCTCGCCAATGTCGGCGGTCCGGGCGATGTGCCCGCCGCGGTCGAGGCCGGGGCCGAGGGTGTCGGGCTGTTCCGTACCGAGTTCCTGTTCCTGGACGACAGCAAGCAGGCTCCTTCCGAGGAGAAGCAGGTCGCGGCCTACCGTGCGGTGCTGGAGGCGTTCCCAGAGGGGCGTGTCGTCGTGCGCGTTCTCGACGCCGGCGCCGACAAGCCGCTGGACTTCCTGACGCCGGCCGACGAGCCGAACCCGGCGCTCGGCGTCCGTGGGCTGCGGAGCCTGCTGGACCACCCCGAGGTGCTGCGTACCCAGCTGACCGCGCTGGCGAAGGCCGCCGAGGGGCTGCCGGTGTACCTGGAGGTCATGGCCCCCATGGTGGCCGACCGCACCGACGCCAAGGCGTTCGCGGACGCGTGCCGTGACGCCGGGCTGCAGGCGAAGTTCGGCGCGATGGTGGAGATTCCGTCGGCCGCTCTGCGGGCCCGGTCGATCCTCCAAGAGGTGGAGTTCCTGTCGCTGGGCACCAACGACCTGGCGCAGTACACCTTCGCGGCGGACCGTCAGGTGGGCGCGGTGTCGCGGCTCCAGGACCCGTGGCAGCCGGCGCTGCTGGATCTCGTGGCGCTGTCGGCCGAAGCCGCTCGTGCCGAGGGCAAGAGCTGCGGTGTCTGCGGAGAGGCCGCAGCCGATCCGCTACTGGCCTGTGTGCTGACGGGTCTGGGTGTCACCTCGCTCTCCATGGGTGCGGCGTCGATTCCTTATGTGCGGGCCACGCTGGCCAAGTACACGCTGGCGCAGTGCGAGCGGGCGGCGAACGCCGCTCGGTCGGCCGACTCGGCAGACGAGGCGCGCAGCGCGGCGCAGGCCGTTCTCTCGGGCGAGTAGGCAGTGGGCGAGTAGCAGCAACGGTTCTCGAGGGAGGGGCCTTCCGTCGTCGGCGGGAGGCCCCTCCCCTTTGTCGTTCTGTCGTTGTCGATGTTCCAGTCGGTGTCAGTGGTGCGTTTCCGGTGGCTCGGCTCCGATGTCGAATCCCGCGCAGTACTCGACGCCGGATTCCGGGGAGACGGGCTCTCCGGTGTCCGCGTCCGTGCAGTAGGCGTTGAAGACCTCGCCGGCGGTGAGCGGGGCCAGGGCGCCGTGGGCCAGGCGCCAGCCGTGGACGCGGTCCGGGCTGTCGGGGGCGCTGGTGCGCAGCACCACTCCCCCGCGCGATTCCAGGGCGACGGCCACCGCGAGGACGGTGGCGAACTCGGCGCCCTCCGCGCTGTCGAGGCGGGCCGGTCCTGTGGTGTCGCGGCGGGTGTGGAGCACGGCCAGGAGCTGGTCGTTGTCCGTCGGGACGCTGCACACGAGGTGGTGGGTGCCCACTCCCGCCGTCTCCAGCAGCCGCATCAGGAGGTGCGAGGCGCGGTCGAAGGCCGCGCGTCCGATGTCCTGGCCGCAGTCGGCGCAGGTGCCGAGGTCGGCGAGGAGGAGAGTGGCGTACTCCCAGGTGGCCTGGCGGACCGCGCGGGAGACGAGGACGGGGATGAGGTCGTCGATGCCCTGGCCGGTGTAGGCGACCGTGGCTCCGGCGGCGGCGATCTCCGCGGTGAAGCGGCTGCGGCTCGCCCCCGTGTCGGCGTCGAGGCCCGACTCGGCGCAGAACTCCTCGTAGTCCTCCGGGTCGAAGAGGGCGACGGTGGTGTGCACTCCCTGGGCCGTGAGCGCTTTGAGGAGGGCCTCGACCTGTTGGAGGTAGACGGTGTGGTCGTCGAAGGGAAAGGTGCCGTAGCGCCGCATCGCCGCGAAGTCCTGGGCGTCGACGAGGAGGCCGACGGTACTGGGTGCTTCGCGGCGCAGCGTGCGGCGCAGGGTGGTGGTGTGCGGGGTGCCGTGCCTCCTGCCGCGGTTCTTGCGGTGCGTCGGGCTGTGCTTCGGGCTGCGTTTGGTGTTGTCGGTCTGCGCCATGTGTCCCCCTGTGCGCGGTGAATCCTTGCTCACTCAGCGTAATCAGGGGGACTGACAGTGGCGTTACGCGCGGCGCCTCGCCGCCAGGTCGGCGTAGAAGTGGAGGAGGTCGAGGTTGTCGACGGAGCCCGGGTTGACCGCTGTGGCCAGCTCGGCGCCCTGGAGCAGGCGCTTGACCGGAACCTCGATGCGCTTGCCGGTGAGGGTGTGCGGGATGGCGGGGACCTCGATGACCTCGTCCGGGACATGGCGCGGGGAGAGGTTGTCGCGGATGGTCTGCTTGATCGCCGCGCGCAGGTCGTCGTCGAGGGTGGCGCCTTCGGTGAGGTGGACGAAGAGCGGCATCCAGTAGCCGCCGTCGGGTTCTTCGAGGCCGATGACGAGGGATTCGCGGATCTCGGGGAGCCGTTCGACGGCTTCGTAGATGTCGGCGGAGCCCATGCGGACGCCCTGGCGGTTCAGGGTGGAGTCGGAGCGGCCGTGGATGATCACCGAACCGTGGTCGGTGATAGTGATCCAGTCGCCGTGGCGCCAGACGCCCGGGTACATGTCGAAGTAGCTGTCGTGGTAGCGGCTGCCGTCGGGGTCGTTCCAGAAGCGGATCGGCATGGACGGCAGCGGGTTGGTCACGACCAGTTCGCCGACCTCGTTGATCAGGGGCTTGCCCGCCGGGTCCCAGGACTGGAGGTCGGTGCCCAGGCACGGGGCCTGGAGTTCGCCGATGTGGACCGGGAGGGTGGGGACGGCTCCGGCGAAACAGGAGCAGACGTCGGTGCCGCCGCTGACGGAGGCGATCCAGAGGTCCTCGGCGACCTCGTCGTGGAGCCAGCGGAAGCCGTCGGGCGGGAGCGGGGAGCCGGTGGTGGCGACGCACTGGACGCGGGAGAGGTCGAAGTCGCGGCCCGGGTGGATGTCCG
This sequence is a window from Streptomyces parvus. Protein-coding genes within it:
- a CDS encoding PTS glucose transporter subunit IIA, translating into MTNVTSPLAGRAIGLTAVPDPVFSGAMVGPGTAIDPVREPSEAVSPVDGIVVSLHPHAFVVVDADGHGVLTHLGIDTVQLNGEGFELLVNKGDTVTRGQGIVRWDPVAVEAAGKSPICPIVALEATAESLSEVREDGDVKIGDPLFGWQ
- the ptsP gene encoding phosphoenolpyruvate--protein phosphotransferase, producing the protein METTLRGVGVSHGVAIGEVRHMGTAVLEPPAKSIPAEEAEREQGRARQAVEAVAADLVARGNLAGGEAQHVLEAQAMMAQDPELMSDVDRRIAVGSTAERAVYDAFAAYRALLANAGEYLAGRVADLDDVRNRIVARLLGVPMPGVPDSDEPYVLIARDLAPADTALLDPTLVLGFVTEEGGPTSHSAILARALGVPAVVALPGAGELAEGTVVAVDGSTGEIFVDPSAEKRAEMEAAAAARKAALSASTGPGATSDGHKVPLLANVGGPGDVPAAVEAGAEGVGLFRTEFLFLDDSKQAPSEEKQVAAYRAVLEAFPEGRVVVRVLDAGADKPLDFLTPADEPNPALGVRGLRSLLDHPEVLRTQLTALAKAAEGLPVYLEVMAPMVADRTDAKAFADACRDAGLQAKFGAMVEIPSAALRARSILQEVEFLSLGTNDLAQYTFAADRQVGAVSRLQDPWQPALLDLVALSAEAARAEGKSCGVCGEAAADPLLACVLTGLGVTSLSMGAASIPYVRATLAKYTLAQCERAANAARSADSADEARSAAQAVLSGE